From the genome of Scytonema hofmannii PCC 7110, one region includes:
- a CDS encoding response regulator: MTNDNMHKILVIEDETSVRQNLVELLTYENFNVVAAENGLIGVQLAHEEVPDLIICDVMMPELDGHDVLQKLRQQPLTATIPFIFLTARCEKADVRQGMVLGADDYLTKPFTRLELIAAISSRLEKQAAIRQQSQKKLDELRSSIAMSLPHEMRTPLNGVLGFSELLIKEVDNLTSHEIREMAEGIHKSGERLYRLIQKFLLYAELEVIATDSQRIKLLQNHKAVFPTMGLQRLINEKAKKLGRGTDVHINFQKSCMLRICETRLYRMTEELLDNALKFSLPGTKIYVESYVTDQKFTLSFTDFGRGMTSAQISDLGAYRQFERKLYEQQGSGLGLSIVKRIAELHGGELQIYSQPGEKTIVQVLLPFA; the protein is encoded by the coding sequence ATGACAAATGACAATATGCACAAAATTCTAGTAATAGAAGATGAGACAAGCGTGCGGCAAAATTTAGTGGAATTACTCACTTATGAGAATTTCAATGTTGTTGCTGCAGAAAATGGTCTAATCGGTGTGCAATTAGCTCATGAGGAAGTGCCGGATCTAATTATCTGCGATGTTATGATGCCAGAACTAGACGGGCATGATGTTTTGCAGAAATTACGTCAACAACCGCTAACAGCAACAATTCCATTTATTTTTTTGACTGCTAGATGTGAAAAAGCCGATGTGCGCCAAGGAATGGTCTTGGGAGCAGATGATTACCTCACTAAGCCTTTTACCAGGCTAGAATTAATTGCGGCTATTTCCTCTCGATTGGAAAAACAAGCTGCTATTCGTCAGCAATCACAAAAAAAGCTGGATGAGTTACGTAGCAGTATTGCCATGTCCCTTCCTCATGAAATGCGGACACCACTGAATGGAGTTTTGGGTTTCTCAGAACTTCTGATCAAAGAAGTTGATAACCTTACCTCGCACGAAATTCGTGAAATGGCTGAAGGCATTCATAAATCGGGTGAACGTCTATATAGGCTAATTCAAAAATTTTTACTCTATGCAGAATTAGAAGTCATAGCGACGGATTCACAGAGAATAAAGTTACTCCAAAACCACAAGGCTGTATTTCCCACAATGGGATTGCAAAGATTAATCAACGAAAAAGCTAAAAAATTAGGACGTGGGACAGATGTACATATCAATTTCCAAAAATCTTGTATGTTAAGAATTTGTGAAACCAGGCTTTATAGGATGACGGAAGAATTATTGGATAACGCTTTAAAATTCTCATTGCCAGGGACTAAGATCTATGTAGAAAGTTATGTTACTGACCAAAAATTCACTTTATCATTTACTGACTTTGGTAGAGGTATGACAAGCGCCCAAATTTCCGACTTGGGCGCATATCGGCAATTTGAGCGAAAACTTTACGAACAGCAAGGTTCGGGTTTGGGATTAAGCATTGTCAAGCGTATAGCGGAATTACACGGAGGTGAACTCCAAATTTACAGTCAGCCTGGAGAGAAAACTATTGTGCAAGTACTGCTTCCATTTGCTTAA